From Papilio machaon chromosome 2, ilPapMach1.1, whole genome shotgun sequence, the proteins below share one genomic window:
- the LOC106716033 gene encoding CSC1-like protein 2: MNTVNGIIYTFSSSNSSTPADEGCMLVNTSQNVIITGAYNGIPQTLILNVISWTCLIALFTILRRTAWNYGRMALVQRSRNRWTNLFYRGADGDSLVERRRSQDEASTIDEGFFAWLPAVFRLTREQVLAKCGPDAVHYLSFQRHAITLMFIVTIVSIGIILPINFQGTNLQVDANTFSRTTLTNLNGRSLWLWAHTLISICFLPISVLIMRRCTGRKPVPTSMTGTVMITNISKGDRNEATIRAYFTHNFPHIQIVDLRLAYNINKLNEVQEKKEMVTEALIYTDTYYKKTGKRITVRKELCGPEVDALEYYTNEEKRLKDEAKRCRAMVLNDPLGIAFLTLPSYQLAEHVINNFNLHRGWVLTHATNPSDIVWENLSVQPSVWYVKAIIVNFALFIVLFFLTTPAIIVNLFNTLVVKPDSLNRISSIIFEFLPTLLLWTMAAVMPAIVGFTDKFLSHWTKSQQNYSIMTKTVSFLLLMTLILPSLGLASAEAFVAWTLHHENDTMRWDCVFLPDKGAFFVNYVITSGFIGTALELIRFPELFLYVWYLLQSKSKAEKSYVKKAILYEFPFGVHYAWSLAIISITIVYSLACPLISPFGLIYLLLKHIGDKHNLYFAYGPSDMSGVGGGRIHAAAVRMVRVSVLLLLVNMAAWAGLRSGFEARTIILIMASIVAFGTFLLLSPFPSCTPPAPLQAETSVRFQEYVAPVLLKPVDSTPVSTPSTPDYGANSPVINPTYNPNPINI; encoded by the coding sequence ATGAATACTGTTAACGGaataatttacacattttCGTCCAGCAACTCCTCAACTCCGGCGGACGAGGGTTGTATGTTAGTAAATACGTCCCAgaatgttattattaccggGGCTTACAACGGGATACCACAAACGTTAATCCTTAACGTGATATCTTGGACGTGTCTCATCGCTTTGTTCACAATACTGCGACGTACGGCTTGGAACTATGGCCGTATGGCACTAGTCCAGCGTTCAAGAAATCGTTGGACTAATTTATTCTACCGTGGCGCCGACGGCGATTCGCTCGTCGAAAGGCGGCGAAGTCAGGACGAGGCTTCAACCATCGACGAAGGATTCTTTGCGTGGCTACCGGCCGTCTTCCGCCTCACGCGCGAGCAGGTTCTTGCGAAATGCGGCCCGGACGCGGTTCACTACCTTTCATTCCAGCGACATGCAATAACactaatgtttattgttacaattgtGTCTATTGGGATCATATTGCCCATTAACTTTCAGGGAACAAACTTACAAGTTGATGCAAATACATTCAGTAGAACAACTTTGACTAATTTAAATGGAAGGTCCTTATGGCTTTGGGCACATACATTGATTAGTATTTGTTTTCTGCCAATTTCAGTGCTAATTATGAGAAGATGCACTGGACGCAAACCCGTACCTACCTCTATGACTGGAACTGTTATGATAACTAATATATCCAAAGGTGATAGAAATGAGGCGACTATCAGAGCATATTTCACGCACAACTTTCCACATATTCAAATAGTTGACTTACGTCTGGCATACAACATCAATAAGCTTAATGAAGTTCAAGAGAAGAAGGAAATGGTTACAGAAGCTCTCATTTACACTgatacatattacaaaaagaCTGGGAAAAGAATAACTGTGCGGAAGGAACTATGCGGTCCCGAGGTTGATGCATTGGAGTATTACACAAATGAAGAAAAGCGTCTCAAGGATGAAGCTAAAAGGTGCCGTGCTATGGTTCTTAATGATCCACTTGGCATTGCATTCCTGACGCTACCATCATACCAGCTGGCTGAACATGTTATTAACAACTTTAATTTGCACCGTGGCTGGGTGCTCACACATGCTACAAACCCTTCTGACATTGTGTGGGAGAACCTGAGCGTACAACCCAGTGTTTGGTATGTTAAAGCTATAATTGTCAATTTTGCCCTCTTCATTGTTCTATTTTTCCTAACAACACCAGCTATTATAGTCAATCTATTTAACACATTGGTTGTTAAACCTGACTCTTTGAATAGAATTAGcagtattatatttgaatttcttccgACCCTGTTGCTGTGGACCATGGCTGCAGTGATGCCAGCGATTGTAGGCTTTACCGATAAATTCCTCTCGCACTGGACCAAATCTCAACAGAACTACTCGATAATGACAAAAACCGTATCATTCTTGTTACTCATGACTTTGATATTGCCATCTCTAGGATTGGCCAGTGCTGAAGCTTTTGTTGCGTGGACATTACACCACGAGAACGATACAATGCGATGGGATTGCGTATTTCTACCCGACAAAGGCGCCTTTTTCGTTAATTACGTCATTACGTCTGGCTTTATTGGTACTGCACTTGAATTGATTCGCTTCCCTGAATTGTTCTTATATGTTTGGTATCTCTTGCAGTCAAAGTCGAAAGCTGAAAAgagttatgttaaaaaagcTATCCTTTACGAGTTTCCATTCGGTGTACATTATGCATGGAGTTTGGCTATTATATCTATCACAATAGTGTACAGTCTCGCTTGTCCACTGATTTCCCCCTTTGGCCTGATATACCTGCTGTTGAAGCACATAGGCGACAAGCACAACTTGTACTTTGCTTACGGGCCAAGCGACATGAGCGGGGTCGGGGGCGGGCGAATCCACGCTGCGGCCGTGAGGATGGTGCGAGTATCCGTGTTACTGTTACTCGTGAACATGGCGGCGTGGGCGGGCCTGCGTTCGGGCTTCGAGGCGCGCACTATAATTCTAATTATGGCATCGATTGTCGCGTTCGGTACTTTCCTGCTGCTCAGTCCATTTCCGAGTTGCACGCCGCCGGCGCCGCTGCAGGCTGAGACAAGTGTGCGATTCCAGGAGTACGTGGCTCCCGTTCTATTGAAACCGGTCGACTCTACCCCGGTATCGACGCCCTCTACCCCTGATTACGGCGCTAATTCACCTGTTATTAATCCTACTTATAACCCCAACCctataaacatataa